In Sporosarcina psychrophila, a genomic segment contains:
- a CDS encoding SpoIIIAC/SpoIIIAD family protein: MVVDVSLMLTLIQLIVVFLILLLISFTVPKLQPILYASIFFYFLFHLLNTIVFPFGKYFVALFEPLPDPFAKLLIGSAILFYVSELIAKHIEEAGYGSLAAVAHFAVKIVILTLWMQQTSALIEILSKLITK; this comes from the coding sequence GTGGTTGTCGATGTCAGTCTGATGTTAACCTTAATTCAGTTAATTGTTGTCTTCCTTATTCTCCTCCTCATTTCATTTACTGTACCTAAATTGCAACCAATTTTGTATGCATCTATTTTTTTCTATTTTCTCTTCCACCTGCTTAATACAATCGTCTTTCCGTTCGGAAAATATTTTGTCGCTTTGTTTGAACCATTACCAGATCCATTTGCAAAATTATTAATCGGCAGTGCCATTCTGTTTTATGTCTCTGAGCTCATCGCAAAACATATCGAAGAGGCAGGATACGGCTCACTTGCCGCAGTAGCTCATTTCGCTGTAAAAATTGTCATACTGACTTTGTGGATGCAGCAGACGTCCGCATTAATCGAAATCCTTTCAAAACTCATTACAAAATGA
- a CDS encoding SpoIIIAH-like family protein: MRTNKRTVWFLTLLSLVAVISIYYIKEKSPMPFDGINIFKDSESAVQLVENSNDAEKTQPVFAEAVVFEEMRMQIRDERSKIGEQLLSKILTSDTAEEKNKVYEEMGQLTKRESAEALMELQIKAMGYPEAFVYNEDGAVKITVLSNEGHSSKMAEEITHYVMTSWKDAKAVNITFTGDME, translated from the coding sequence ATGAGAACGAATAAAAGAACAGTATGGTTTTTAACATTGCTCAGTCTAGTTGCAGTCATTTCCATCTATTACATCAAGGAAAAATCACCAATGCCGTTCGATGGGATCAACATTTTCAAAGACTCAGAAAGCGCTGTACAACTGGTCGAAAACTCGAATGATGCAGAAAAAACACAACCAGTCTTCGCAGAAGCAGTTGTGTTCGAAGAAATGCGAATGCAGATCCGTGATGAACGAAGCAAAATTGGGGAGCAATTGTTGTCTAAAATATTAACGTCTGATACAGCCGAAGAAAAAAACAAGGTGTACGAAGAGATGGGTCAGCTGACTAAACGCGAATCGGCTGAGGCGCTAATGGAATTACAAATTAAAGCAATGGGATATCCTGAAGCATTTGTCTACAATGAAGACGGTGCAGTGAAAATTACTGTCCTTTCCAACGAAGGCCATTCATCTAAAATGGCGGAAGAGATTACTCATTACGTCATGACGAGCTGGAAAGACGCAAAAGCAGTGAATATTACTTTTACTGGTGACATGGAATGA
- the accC gene encoding acetyl-CoA carboxylase biotin carboxylase subunit yields the protein MKKVLIANRGEIAVRIIRACKELGMKTVAVYSEADQEALHVELADEAYCVGPKLSKDSYLNFSNIISVAKLTGCDGIHPGYGFLAENASFAELCEEVNIEFIGPTSDNISRMGTKDVARETMREAGVPIVPGSTGIVADEQDGLRIAEEIGFPVIIKATAGGGGKGIRVARDAEELINGIKITQKEAAAAFGNPGVYIEKFIEVFRHIEVQILADKYGNTIHLGERDCSIQRRMQKLVEEGPSPALTPELRLAVGDAAVKAAEAVNYEGAGTVEFIFDHINQKFYFMEMNTRIQVEHTITEMITGIDLVQQQLKIASGEKLAYRQEDIKINGWSIECRINAENPSKNFMPSPGKVTMYMPPGGFGVRVDSAMYTGYSIPPFYDSMVAKLIVHADTREEAVARMKRALDEFIIEGVETTIPFHLKLMDNEVFKSGDFDTKFLERYTIMN from the coding sequence ATGAAGAAGGTTTTAATAGCTAATCGCGGTGAAATTGCCGTACGTATTATCAGGGCTTGTAAAGAACTTGGTATGAAAACAGTCGCGGTTTATTCAGAAGCTGATCAGGAAGCTCTTCATGTCGAATTAGCAGATGAAGCTTATTGCGTCGGTCCAAAATTATCTAAAGACAGCTACCTAAATTTTTCAAATATCATCAGTGTTGCAAAACTAACTGGTTGCGATGGAATTCATCCGGGATATGGTTTCCTGGCGGAAAATGCGAGTTTCGCCGAACTATGTGAAGAGGTTAACATTGAATTTATTGGACCTACTTCGGACAATATTTCACGGATGGGTACGAAAGACGTAGCACGTGAAACAATGCGAGAAGCAGGTGTGCCAATTGTTCCAGGTTCTACTGGAATCGTTGCTGATGAACAAGATGGTCTCCGAATCGCTGAAGAAATCGGTTTTCCAGTTATCATCAAAGCTACAGCAGGCGGCGGCGGTAAAGGAATTCGTGTTGCAAGGGACGCTGAAGAATTAATCAATGGAATCAAAATCACTCAAAAAGAGGCTGCTGCTGCTTTCGGCAATCCTGGAGTCTACATTGAGAAGTTTATTGAAGTGTTCCGCCATATCGAAGTTCAAATACTTGCTGATAAATATGGTAATACAATTCATTTAGGAGAACGTGATTGTTCGATTCAGCGCAGAATGCAAAAGCTTGTTGAAGAAGGGCCATCACCAGCTCTGACACCTGAACTGAGATTAGCAGTAGGTGACGCGGCGGTCAAAGCGGCAGAAGCTGTCAATTACGAGGGTGCTGGAACAGTTGAATTCATTTTCGATCATATCAATCAAAAATTCTACTTCATGGAAATGAATACGCGAATCCAAGTAGAACACACGATTACAGAGATGATTACAGGAATTGATTTGGTTCAACAGCAACTGAAAATTGCGTCAGGTGAAAAACTTGCCTATCGCCAAGAAGATATTAAAATCAATGGTTGGTCAATCGAATGCCGCATCAACGCAGAAAATCCGTCGAAAAACTTTATGCCTTCACCGGGGAAAGTAACTATGTACATGCCTCCAGGCGGCTTTGGTGTTCGGGTAGATTCTGCCATGTATACTGGCTATTCAATCCCGCCGTTTTACGATTCGATGGTTGCGAAACTAATTGTTCATGCAGATACAAGGGAAGAAGCGGTAGCTAGGATGAAACGTGCACTTGATGAATTTATCATTGAGGGTGTCGAAACAACTATCCCGTTCCACTTGAAGCTTATGGATAATGAAGTCTTCAAATCAGGAGATTTCGATACGAAATTTCTTGAAAGATACACGATTATGAACTGA
- a CDS encoding SpoIIIAC/SpoIIIAD family protein: MELNDLLRVAGIGLVIGFLHIFFEQTGRKEFSFFLFFIAYIYITAEMLRFLKIFFTEITEFFQWLSMSV; this comes from the coding sequence ATGGAACTAAATGATTTGCTACGCGTTGCCGGTATCGGATTAGTCATCGGTTTTCTGCATATCTTTTTCGAACAAACTGGCAGGAAAGAGTTTTCCTTTTTTCTTTTTTTCATCGCTTATATCTATATCACTGCTGAAATGCTCCGCTTCCTGAAGATTTTCTTCACTGAAATCACGGAGTTTTTCCAGTGGTTGTCGATGTCAGTCTGA
- the accB gene encoding acetyl-CoA carboxylase biotin carboxyl carrier protein, which produces MLKIQEIREIIKLIDQSSIEKFTYESDGAKLVLKKGSAAQAAVATTVVEQEQSVQQGVSAEQVQRTEEVIAPQQVTPVVPVVEVQVEDPSLHKITSPMVGTFYSASSPDVPAYVQKGDSVKSEAIVCIVEAMKLFNEIEAEVSGEIVEILVKDGQLVEYGQPLFLVRAN; this is translated from the coding sequence ATGCTAAAAATTCAAGAAATCCGTGAAATTATTAAACTAATTGATCAATCTTCAATTGAAAAATTCACTTATGAATCAGATGGTGCAAAACTCGTATTAAAAAAAGGTAGTGCGGCACAAGCTGCAGTAGCTACAACAGTTGTCGAACAAGAACAATCTGTTCAACAGGGAGTTTCTGCTGAGCAAGTTCAGAGAACAGAAGAAGTAATTGCTCCTCAACAGGTAACACCAGTTGTACCCGTTGTTGAAGTACAAGTGGAAGACCCATCGCTGCACAAAATTACATCACCGATGGTTGGAACATTCTATTCAGCATCGTCCCCTGATGTACCAGCTTATGTACAAAAAGGTGATAGCGTGAAATCGGAAGCTATCGTGTGCATCGTAGAAGCAATGAAGCTATTCAATGAAATTGAAGCGGAAGTTTCAGGGGAAATCGTTGAGATTCTCGTAAAAGACGGTCAGCTCGTTGAATACGGACAACCTCTCTTCCTTGTAAGAGCTAATTAA
- the efp gene encoding elongation factor P: MISVNDFKTGLTIEFDGDIWRVMDFQHVKPGKGAAFVRSKLRNLRSGNVNEKTFRAGEKVAKAQIDNRRMQYLYANGDEHVFMDNESYEQIELPEKQIEDELKFLKENMEVHVILFKDEVLGVELPVTVVLEVAETEPGIKGDTASGGSKPAKMETGVVVQVPFFVNIGDKLIINTVESEYVSRA; the protein is encoded by the coding sequence TTGATTTCAGTAAACGACTTTAAAACAGGATTAACAATCGAATTTGACGGGGATATTTGGCGCGTAATGGATTTCCAACACGTTAAACCAGGTAAAGGCGCGGCGTTCGTTCGTTCGAAACTGCGTAACTTACGTTCAGGCAACGTCAATGAAAAAACGTTCCGTGCTGGAGAAAAAGTGGCGAAAGCACAAATTGATAACCGCCGCATGCAATATTTGTATGCAAATGGAGACGAGCATGTCTTTATGGATAACGAATCGTACGAACAGATTGAACTTCCAGAGAAGCAGATTGAAGACGAATTGAAGTTCCTAAAAGAAAATATGGAAGTTCATGTTATCTTGTTTAAAGATGAAGTACTTGGTGTTGAACTACCTGTAACAGTTGTCCTTGAAGTTGCAGAAACTGAGCCGGGTATTAAAGGCGATACAGCGAGCGGTGGTTCTAAACCAGCTAAAATGGAAACTGGCGTTGTTGTACAAGTGCCATTCTTCGTTAACATCGGAGATAAACTTATCATCAACACAGTGGAATCTGAATACGTTTCTCGCGCATAA
- a CDS encoding stage III sporulation protein AE, whose amino-acid sequence MISFLESILGTVLSSFVIIIIATFMALLVDFLFPSFAKWTRMILIFIVVTVVLQPAFDHLTLIRDIANSISMMFISIYPILTASMVAAGGAFSMLNFQPAMLLFANGAIVLTEKVLIPLLTAALILDLVSRILPAVPFTKMADLIRTTLLGTVSAVVAAYSIFITVGGTMTWALTGLASEPIKELIRQNVPLIGSFMTESMGTMGRYSSGASVFAGGWLISAIWTVALIPSFKTLLTAFFYRWTAALIEPFANEDITGILDDIGRTLFVLCAVSFLIAFAFIYTALFSIILVKLITTMK is encoded by the coding sequence ATGATTTCTTTTTTAGAATCGATACTCGGAACCGTATTGTCAAGCTTTGTCATTATCATCATTGCAACTTTTATGGCATTGTTGGTAGATTTTTTGTTCCCATCGTTTGCAAAATGGACGAGGATGATTTTGATATTTATTGTTGTAACGGTTGTATTGCAACCCGCATTTGATCATCTAACTCTCATTCGTGATATTGCAAACTCGATATCGATGATGTTCATTTCTATTTATCCGATATTGACTGCCAGCATGGTTGCTGCGGGTGGAGCATTCAGTATGCTGAACTTTCAGCCTGCAATGCTGTTATTTGCAAATGGTGCAATTGTCCTCACGGAGAAAGTACTGATACCACTTTTAACAGCTGCACTTATCTTAGATCTTGTATCTAGGATACTACCGGCCGTTCCGTTTACTAAAATGGCAGATTTAATTCGGACGACCCTTCTGGGAACGGTTTCGGCCGTCGTTGCAGCTTACTCCATTTTTATAACCGTGGGAGGCACGATGACTTGGGCGCTCACTGGGCTAGCGAGCGAACCTATTAAAGAGCTGATACGTCAAAACGTCCCTCTTATTGGTTCATTTATGACCGAAAGCATGGGAACGATGGGTCGATATTCGTCGGGGGCGAGTGTTTTCGCTGGAGGTTGGCTTATATCGGCAATTTGGACTGTTGCACTCATTCCGTCGTTTAAAACACTCCTTACCGCGTTTTTCTACAGATGGACCGCAGCACTCATTGAACCATTTGCGAATGAAGATATAACTGGAATTTTGGACGATATTGGTAGAACGTTATTTGTGTTATGTGCTGTTTCTTTTTTAATAGCTTTTGCGTTTATCTATACTGCACTTTTTTCAATAATCCTTGTGAAGTTGATTACTACGATGAAATGA
- a CDS encoding M24 family metallopeptidase, with the protein MNSPSTLSFSGEKGYETVKLTKLRELLTENGIDALLVTNSYNRRYMTGFTGTAGLALISSDDAVFITDFRYTEQAEREINGFRIVQHTTTIIEEVAEQAKNMKLRTIGFEKDDMSFGLYELYNGKVEAELKPVSGLVEKLRMVKTEDELAILKKAAKIADDAFTHICKFIKPGVTELEVSNELEFAMRKQGATSSSFSIIVASGLRGALPHGVATDKVIESGDLITLDFGALYEGYISDITRTVAVGEPSDKLKEIYAVTLAAQELALKEIKPGMTGIEADAIARDYIISKGYGEAFGHSTGHGIGLEVHEGPALSFRSGTILEPNMVVTVEPGIYLPGIGGVRIEDDIIMTQNGNERLTHSTKELLIL; encoded by the coding sequence ATGAACTCGCCTTCCACGCTTTCCTTCTCCGGGGAAAAGGGGTATGAAACTGTGAAATTGACAAAACTACGTGAGCTGTTAACAGAAAATGGCATTGATGCACTACTCGTTACGAACTCGTACAACCGTCGTTACATGACTGGCTTCACGGGGACAGCAGGACTTGCTCTTATCTCGTCTGACGATGCAGTGTTCATTACAGATTTCCGTTATACTGAACAGGCGGAACGAGAAATCAATGGCTTCCGTATCGTTCAGCATACGACTACCATCATTGAAGAAGTGGCCGAGCAAGCGAAAAACATGAAGCTTCGGACAATCGGTTTCGAAAAAGATGATATGTCATTTGGTCTTTACGAATTATATAATGGAAAAGTCGAAGCGGAGCTAAAACCTGTTTCGGGACTCGTCGAAAAACTGCGGATGGTGAAAACAGAAGATGAGCTAGCTATTTTGAAAAAAGCAGCTAAAATTGCAGATGATGCATTCACGCATATTTGTAAATTTATCAAGCCGGGCGTGACGGAATTAGAAGTCTCAAATGAACTTGAGTTTGCGATGCGTAAACAAGGGGCAACTTCATCTTCCTTCTCAATTATCGTGGCATCTGGTTTACGCGGAGCACTTCCACACGGAGTTGCAACGGACAAAGTAATCGAATCAGGAGATCTTATTACGCTCGATTTCGGCGCATTGTATGAAGGGTATATTTCTGACATTACGCGTACTGTCGCTGTCGGTGAACCTTCTGATAAACTGAAAGAGATTTACGCAGTGACTCTTGCAGCACAAGAACTTGCTTTAAAAGAGATTAAACCGGGAATGACCGGAATAGAAGCGGATGCAATTGCACGCGATTACATCATATCTAAAGGCTACGGTGAAGCATTTGGTCATTCAACGGGACATGGTATCGGTCTTGAAGTGCACGAAGGACCGGCATTATCTTTCCGTTCTGGAACGATACTTGAGCCAAATATGGTTGTCACTGTTGAGCCAGGTATCTATCTGCCTGGAATCGGCGGTGTCCGTATCGAGGACGATATCATTATGACACAAAATGGTAACGAACGTTTAACACATTCAACAAAAGAACTACTTATCTTATAA